The DNA region CGCCCTGCTCGTCGGCATCGCGGTCGTCGAGGAACTCGCCAAGAGCCTGCACGTCTACGCCGGCTACGCCCACGCGCTGTTCGACGACCGGCTGCGGACGGCGCTGGTCGTCGGCGCCTTCAGCGGCCTGGGCTTCTTCCTCGCGGAGAAGCTCACGCTGATCGTCCGGCTCGCGGACCTGCAGACGCTCCCCGTCGGCCAGGCCGCGATGGGCGAGCAGGCGCTCGTGGCGACCGGCGTCCCGCTCCCGTTGCTCGTCGGGGCGCTGTTGCTGGCGCCGCTGGCGCTGCACGTCGTCACGGCGTCGATATCGGCGCTCGGCGCGCGCCGGGGGCCGCGCTCGTACGCGGTCGCCCTCGCCGTCGCGGTCGTCGTTCACGTCGCCTACAACCTGACGGTGGTGAGTACCCTTGTCCGGTGAGGACGCGCCCGCCCCGCAGCCGGGGTCGGCGGCCGCCGAGTCCGGCGACGGGCCGAGTGTCGACGCGCCGAGCGACGGCGAACCGTCCGACGGCGACGACGCCGCGGTGCGGTCGCTGCTCGCCGACCCGCGACTCACCATCGCGAAGCGCGACCTCGCCTCGCTCAGCCGCGAGAAGACGATCGTCCTCGCGCTGCTGATCCAGCTGTTCGTCGCCGCGTTCTCGTCGTTCCTCGTCGTCGGGCTCACGTCGCTGTACAGCCCCGGGTCCGTCTCGGCCGGCGAGGTGGTCGTCGGCGTGGCCGGCGAGCACGACGACGCGCTCGTCCGCGCGGCCAACGACCAGGAGGGCGTCCGCGCGATCGTCTACCCGAACCCCGACGCCGCTCGCGACGCCTACCACGACGGGAGCGTCCACGCGACGCTGCTGGCGACGGACTCGGGCGACCGGATCGACGTGGCGGTGATCGCCCCACAGGAGAGCATCGAGACGACGCTGATCGTCGACCAGGTCCGGACCCTGCTCGAATCGGTCGAGCGCACCGAGCGGATCGCCCGCGCCGACCACCTCGACAACTCGCCGGTGCCGCTGCCGGAGGACGTGGACGCCAGCCCCTACTTCGGGTTCACCTACACGGTGCTGGTCCCGCTGCTCCTGTTTCTCCCCCCGTTCATCAGCGGCTCCGTCGCCGTCGACGCGCTGACCGAGGAGATCGAGCGCGGCACGCTGGAACTGCTGCGGGTCGCGCCGCTGTCGCTGGTCGACATCGTCGACGGGAAGGCGCTGGCGATGATCCTGATCGCGCCCGCCCAGGCCGCGCTGTGGATCGGCCTGCTCGGGTTCAACGGCATCGCCGTGTCGAACGTTCCCCAGATCCTGCTCGTCGTGACCGCGCTGACGACGCTGGTCGTCACCCTCGGGCTCTCGCTGGGCGTCCTGACAGCGAAACGCCGGCAGGCACAGCTACTGTACTCGGTGCTGGTGATCTTCGGGTTCGGCCTGCTGACGTTCGTCCCCGAGCACCCGGCGACGACCGTCGCGAAACTCGCCGTCGACAGCCCGACGGCGACGACGACGCTCCACGTCGCCGCCTACGCCGTCGCCGCGGTCGTCCTGTTCGTCGGCGCCCGCCGGCTCGTTGCGCGGACGGATCCCGAAGGGCTCTGAGCCGTCGACAGCGGCAGTTCCGGGCGTCTGCCGGCGCCCGCTCGCCGGGTACCCGCCGGGAGAGCCGGCGACAGCACCCGGGGAACCCACCTTTTTGCGCCGCGGCGCCATCCCTGGCGTATGGAGTACACCACACTGGGATCGACCGGCGTCGAGGTCAGCCGCATCTGTCTCGGGTGCATGAGCTTCGGCTCGTCGGACTGGCGCGAGTGGGTCTTGGACGAGGAGGAGGGCATCGAACTGGTCGAGCGCGCTCGCGACCTCGGCATCAACTTCTTCGACACCGCGAACATGTACTCGCGGGGCGAGTCCGAGCGGGTCCTCGGGAAGGCGCTGGAGGGCCACCGCGAGGAGAGCGTCGTCGCGACGAAGGGCTTCTTCCAGATGGACGACGACGACCCGAACTCGGGCGGACTCTCGCGGAAGGCCATCGAGCAGGAACTCGACAACTCCCTCGACCGGCTGGGGATGGACACGGTCGACCTCTACCAGATCCACCGCTGGGACTACGACACGCCCGTCGAGGAGACGCTGCGGGCGCTCGACGACGCCGTCCGCCGCGAGAAGGTCCGGTACGTCGGCGCCTCGTCGATGTGGACCCGCCAGTTCGCCGACGCGCTGCACACGAGCGAGCGGCTGGGGCTCGAACGGTTCCAGACGATGCAGAACCACTACAACCTCCTCTACCGGGAGGAGGAGCGGGAGATGTTGCCGTACTGCGAGCAGGAGAACGTCGGGGTCATCCCCTGGAGTCCGCTGGCCCGCGGGTATCTCACCCGGCCGCACGAGGAGTACGACGCGACGACGCGGGGCGAGACCGACGATTACGCCCGGGAACATCCCTACTTCGAGGGGGGCGGGAAGGAGATCAACGAGCGCGTCGCGGAGCTGGCCGACGAGTACGGCGCGACGATGGCCCAGATCGGGCTGGCGTGGCTGCTGGACAAGGAGCCCGTCGACGCGCCGATCGTCGGCACGACGAGTATCGAACACCTCGAACAGGCCGTCGAGGCGCTGGACATCTCGCTGTCGGAGTCCGACACCGAGTATCTGGAGGAGCCGTACGAACCGGTCCGGGTGTCCGGTCACGAGTGAGAACTGCGGATCGGCGGGCCGGAGCGGTCCGCGTACGGGGCCGATACCACTAAACCGCGCCCGGCCCACGACTGAGGCGATGACAGATCCCCGCGACGACGGCGACGAGGCGGACCCGCCCCCCGACGGCGCCGCGCCGCCCGCCGAGGGCGTCTCCGCGGACGCGGAATCCGTAGAGGGCGACGCCGCCGACACGGAGACGGCCGACGACCCGGCGACAGACAGGAACCGGTCGCCGGTCGACGACGAAGCCCCGGCGGGCGACGACGGCTCGGCGGCCGACGGGACGGACCGGCCGGTCGCCGAGTCCGTCGAGACGCCGGGCGAACCGCGGACGCTGCACCCGAAGGTCCGGATCGAGTGGGTCGTCGGCCCGCTGTTCGGCGCGCTCCTGACTGCGGCGGTCGCCGGGTTCATCACCTGGGCGGTCGCGGCCGAGTACCTCCCCTACGATCGGACGAGAAGCGCCGTCGCGGTCGGAGCGGGGCTGTTCCTCCTGTTCGCGGTGTACGGCGCCGTGCGCGCCGTCTTCCTCTACCGGTCGTGGCGCTACGTCGTCCGCGAGGAGTCGCTGTATCTCACCCGGGGCGTCCTCACCAAGGTCCAGACCGTGGTGCCCTACGTGCGCGTCCAGCACATCGACACGCGCCGCTCGGCGTTCGAGCGCGTGCTCGGCCTCTCGACGCTGGTCGTCTACACCGCCGGCTCCCGCGGCGCCGACGTGACGATCCCCGGACTCACGCCCGACACGGCCGAGGACCTGCAGTCCCGGCTCGAACGGCTCGCGATCGCCTCCGAGGACGAAGACGCAGTATGAGCGACGACCGCCCGACCGACGACTCGCCAGCCGACATCCCGCCGGGCGACGCCCCGGCGGCCGACGACGCCCGGCCGGCGGACGCGGACCGCGAGACGGTCGGCGAGGCCGCCGCCGAGGAGGCCGAGAGCGCCGGTCCCTCGGCGGCGACGCCCCGGATCGAGGGGCCACAGAAGCTGAACGCGCTGACGGTCCCCTACCAGATCGCCCAGCAGGGGATCAGCATCGTCGTCGCCATCTTCATCTTCGGCGGGGGCGGCGTGTCGGCGCTGTTCGGGTCGGGTCGGAGCCTGCTGGCGATCGGCGCGGTCGTCGCCATCGTCCTCGGGATCGCGGCGTTCGTCGGCTACTTCGTCGCCCGCTACCGCCGCTTCGAGTACGAACTCACCGCCGACACCTTCGACATCCGCTCGGGTGTGCTCTCGCGGCGCGTGCGCGAGATCCCGCTGCGACGCATCCAGAACGTCGACATCAGCCAGAACGTCGTCCAGCGCGTCCTCGGGATCGCCGAGGTCGACCTGGAGACCGCCGGCGGCGGCGGGACGGAGGCGCAACTGCAGTACGTCGGCGTCGACGACGCCGAACGGCTCCAGTCGGAGATCAGCCGACTGAGCCGCGCGGCGAAGGCCGAGGAGGGCGAGACGACCGCGACCGACGAGGAGCGCTTCGAGACGGTGTTCTCGATCACCGACCGCGAGCTCGGGATCCTCGCGCTGATCTCGGTGGACCTCCGGCTCGCCTCCTTCCTCTTTTTCGGCGCCTCCATCTTCGCGCCGTCGGCGGTCTCGATGGCCCAGCCCGACAACTGGTGGGAGTACGGGTTCGGCCTCGACAGCCTCGTCGGCGCGTTCCTCGGGCCGCTGGCGGCGCTGGCCGCCGTCGCGGCGCTCGCGGTCGCCTCGGGCGTGCTCAACGCCGCCCGCTACTACGGGTTCCGGCTGGACCGGGGCGACGAGGAACTGCGCTACGAGCGGGGCCTGCTCCAGAAGTTCCGCGGGACGATCCCCCTCTCGAAGGTCCAGACGCTGACGCTGGAGGAGAACGTCCTCGCGCGGGCGCTGGGCTACGGCGCGCTGACCATCGAGACGGCGGGCTACACGCCGACGAGCGGCGAGTCGAACGGCTCCCAGTCGGCGATCCCCGTCGCCGAGCGCGACCGCGTCGTCTCGCTGGCGCGGTCGCTCGAACCGTTCGACGACTCGGGGCTCGAACGCCCGCCGAAGCGAGCGCGCCTGCGCTACGGCTTCCGCTACGCCATCGGGCTCGCCGTCGTCGTCGCCCTGCTGTACGCCGGCACGGCGTTCACCGACTTCCGGCTGTACTGGTACGTCCCGCTGGTCGCCGTGCCGCTCGTCCCCGTCGCCGCCCACTACAAGTGGAAGAACCGCGGCTACGCGCTCGGCGACGAACACGTGATCACCCGCAACGGCTTCTGGGTCCGCCGGCAGAAGGTGGTCCCCTACCACCGCGTCCAGACGGTCTTCAGCTCCCAGACGGTCTTCCAGCGGCGGCGGGACCTCGCGACGGTCACCGTCGACACCGCCGGCTCCCAGAGCCTCACCGGCCAGGACGCGAAGGCCGTCGACATCGACGCCGGGCGGGCCGAGGAGATCCGCGAGGAGGTGTCCGACGAGCTCTACGGGGCGCTCGCACGGCGCCGACGCGAGGGTCGTGGCCGCGGTTCCGGCCCTGATTCCGGCCCCGACACCCGCCCCGACGGACCGGGCCCGGGCGGGACGCCGGCGGACGACTGAATTCGGCCAAAGGGTTTCGGGGGAGGGCGTTCCACGCTACCGTATGTCACACGCAGGACCCGGCGAGTTCGACCACGGCGTCGACTGCGCGGTCGTGACCGGTGCGCTCGGCGGCGTCGGGGCGTGGATCGTCGACAGACTGGCCGACGACGGCGTCGAAGTCGTCGGCGTCGACCTGGACCGGCCCGACGGCGACCGGCCGAACGCGCAGTTCCGCGCCGTCGACCTGACCGACATGGGCGAGACCTGGGAGACGGTCCACGAGGTCGACCCCGACGCGGTCGTCCACGCGGCGGCAATCTCCGGCCCGCTGGACGACCCCGGGACCCGCGTCTTCGAGAACAACACGACGAGCACGTACAACGCGCTCGTCGCGGCCGGGCGGGCCGACGCCGAGGTGGTCTGGACCTCCTCGCAGGCGGCCTACGGGATGCTGTTCGCCGAGGAGCCGTGGCTGCCCGACTCGCTGCCGATCGAGGAGGACCACGAGCGTCGCCCCGAGGACCCCTACGGCGCCTCGAAGTACTGCGGCGAGGTGGTCGCCGGGACGGTCGCCCGGCGCTACGACGTGCCGGTCACGACCATCAGACCGGCGAGCGTCTACGGGCCCGAGGCCGAGCGCGCCCGCCCGCAGCGCGAGGGGTTCGACCTGGAGGAGGGCGAACTGAGCGGCAACCTCTGGTCGTACGTCGACGTGCGGGACGTGGCCCGGATGGTCGAGGCGGCGCTGGCCGCCGACGAGTCGGGCCACGAGGTCTACCACTGCGTCGCCGACGAGAACTACCTCGGCCAGCCGACCGCCGAGATCATCGAGGCCGTCGCGGGCGAACTCCCCGCGGAGTGCGACCTGGAGGGCCAGCAGGCCGCCCTCTCGAACGCGAAGGCGAAGGCGCGACTCGGCTGGGAGCCGGCCTACTCCTGGCGGGCGGCCGACGAGTCGCCGTCGCCCGGGATCGACTGGCGCTGAGAGCCGACTCCGCGGTTGGCGCCCGGATATCCACGTCGACAGCCCCGCCAGAACCACTAAGGGACCGGCCGCGAGACGTACGCCAGACAC from Halosimplex halophilum includes:
- a CDS encoding NAD-dependent epimerase/dehydratase family protein, which produces MSHAGPGEFDHGVDCAVVTGALGGVGAWIVDRLADDGVEVVGVDLDRPDGDRPNAQFRAVDLTDMGETWETVHEVDPDAVVHAAAISGPLDDPGTRVFENNTTSTYNALVAAGRADAEVVWTSSQAAYGMLFAEEPWLPDSLPIEEDHERRPEDPYGASKYCGEVVAGTVARRYDVPVTTIRPASVYGPEAERARPQREGFDLEEGELSGNLWSYVDVRDVARMVEAALAADESGHEVYHCVADENYLGQPTAEIIEAVAGELPAECDLEGQQAALSNAKAKARLGWEPAYSWRAADESPSPGIDWR
- a CDS encoding PH domain-containing protein, with the translated sequence MSDDRPTDDSPADIPPGDAPAADDARPADADRETVGEAAAEEAESAGPSAATPRIEGPQKLNALTVPYQIAQQGISIVVAIFIFGGGGVSALFGSGRSLLAIGAVVAIVLGIAAFVGYFVARYRRFEYELTADTFDIRSGVLSRRVREIPLRRIQNVDISQNVVQRVLGIAEVDLETAGGGGTEAQLQYVGVDDAERLQSEISRLSRAAKAEEGETTATDEERFETVFSITDRELGILALISVDLRLASFLFFGASIFAPSAVSMAQPDNWWEYGFGLDSLVGAFLGPLAALAAVAALAVASGVLNAARYYGFRLDRGDEELRYERGLLQKFRGTIPLSKVQTLTLEENVLARALGYGALTIETAGYTPTSGESNGSQSAIPVAERDRVVSLARSLEPFDDSGLERPPKRARLRYGFRYAIGLAVVVALLYAGTAFTDFRLYWYVPLVAVPLVPVAAHYKWKNRGYALGDEHVITRNGFWVRRQKVVPYHRVQTVFSSQTVFQRRRDLATVTVDTAGSQSLTGQDAKAVDIDAGRAEEIREEVSDELYGALARRRREGRGRGSGPDSGPDTRPDGPGPGGTPADD
- a CDS encoding ABC transporter permease produces the protein MRSLLADPRLTIAKRDLASLSREKTIVLALLIQLFVAAFSSFLVVGLTSLYSPGSVSAGEVVVGVAGEHDDALVRAANDQEGVRAIVYPNPDAARDAYHDGSVHATLLATDSGDRIDVAVIAPQESIETTLIVDQVRTLLESVERTERIARADHLDNSPVPLPEDVDASPYFGFTYTVLVPLLLFLPPFISGSVAVDALTEEIERGTLELLRVAPLSLVDIVDGKALAMILIAPAQAALWIGLLGFNGIAVSNVPQILLVVTALTTLVVTLGLSLGVLTAKRRQAQLLYSVLVIFGFGLLTFVPEHPATTVAKLAVDSPTATTTLHVAAYAVAAVVLFVGARRLVARTDPEGL
- a CDS encoding aldo/keto reductase; this translates as MEYTTLGSTGVEVSRICLGCMSFGSSDWREWVLDEEEGIELVERARDLGINFFDTANMYSRGESERVLGKALEGHREESVVATKGFFQMDDDDPNSGGLSRKAIEQELDNSLDRLGMDTVDLYQIHRWDYDTPVEETLRALDDAVRREKVRYVGASSMWTRQFADALHTSERLGLERFQTMQNHYNLLYREEEREMLPYCEQENVGVIPWSPLARGYLTRPHEEYDATTRGETDDYAREHPYFEGGGKEINERVAELADEYGATMAQIGLAWLLDKEPVDAPIVGTTSIEHLEQAVEALDISLSESDTEYLEEPYEPVRVSGHE
- a CDS encoding PH domain-containing protein translates to MHPKVRIEWVVGPLFGALLTAAVAGFITWAVAAEYLPYDRTRSAVAVGAGLFLLFAVYGAVRAVFLYRSWRYVVREESLYLTRGVLTKVQTVVPYVRVQHIDTRRSAFERVLGLSTLVVYTAGSRGADVTIPGLTPDTAEDLQSRLERLAIASEDEDAV